A part of Haliotis asinina isolate JCU_RB_2024 chromosome 10, JCU_Hal_asi_v2, whole genome shotgun sequence genomic DNA contains:
- the LOC137298592 gene encoding atrial natriuretic peptide receptor 1-like: MSDDKKIGSCIMSFTSRISILTGKEDTPFLDYMTNTAVYKGQVVRLRKLTLKNQTFNKTLLSEFKQLRDLNQGNLARIVGACLDGTPKYLVTEFCSKGTLQDLLGNTRLPLDTHFKFSLSIDIAQGMAFLHNSSIHFHGRLNSATCLIDNRFSVKLTDVGIPCIFDNIVVDKQSQEYQLECLWKSPEELRDHTKAGSQPGDVYSFGIILQEIITREAPFFEETDTIGVDGVLHKVKRGGVPAFRPKVAVPDNMRDLSVLMETCWDEDPSRRPQFHSIRKALKALAARFGASGSLMDSLLRRMEQYANNLEKLVDEKTVELQEEKKKSEELLYQILPRSVANSLRQGFKVDPEDFENVTIYFSDICGFTTISAMSTPFQVVDLLNDLYTCFDAVIDRFDVYKVETIGDAYMVVSGLPQKNGNRHASEIARMSLALLKEIDTFKIRHLPNEKLLLRIGLHSGPVVAGVVGLKMPRYCLFGDTVNTASRMESHGEELKIHLSGSTAQLLRRFEIFNVTSRGYIEIKGKGLMETYWLLGVTKV; encoded by the exons ATGTCTGACGACAAGAAAATCGGAAGCTGCATCATGTCCTTCACGTCAAGG ATCAGCATACTTACGGGAAAGGAAGACACGCCCTTCCTGGACTACATGACGAACACGGCTGTGTACAAG GGCCAAGTCGTGCGACTTCGGAAGCTGACACTGAAAAATCAAACCTTCAACAAAACTCTGTTGTCTGAATTTAAACAG CTGCGGGATTTGAACCAAGGAAACCTGGCGAGGATTGTGGGGGCATGTTTGGATGGCACTCCCAAGTACCTGGTGACAGAGTTCTGTTCGAAGGGAACATTACAG GATCTCCTTGGCAACACCCGACTCCCTCTCGACACACATTTCAAGTTTTCTCTTAGCATTGACATAGCACAA GGGATGGCCTTTCTTCACAACAGCAGCATTCACTTCCATGGCCGCCTCAACAGCGCCACCTGCCTCATCGACAACAGGTTCTCTGTCAAACTCACCGATGTTGGTATCCCTTGCATTTTTGACAACATCGTGGTTGACAAACAGTCACAAGAGTACCAACTGG AGTGCCTGTGGAAGTCCCCAGAAGAGCTGCGGGACCATACCAAGGCGGGAAGCCAGCCTGGTGACGTGTACAGCTTCGGCATCATCCTGCAGGAAATCATCACTCGAGAGGCGCCTTTCTTTGAGGAGACTGACACAATAGGCGTGGATG GTGTACTCCACAAAGTGAAGAGAGGCGGTGTCCCGGCATTCCGACCCAAGGTTGCCGTCCCCGACAACATGAGAGACCTGTCGGTACTGATGGAGACGTGCTGGGATGAAGATCCTAGTCGCCGTCCGCAGTTCCACAGCATCAGGAAGGCACTCAAGGCCCTGGCTGC CCGGTTCGGGGCAAGTGGTAGTCTCATGGACAGCCTTCTCCGTCGGATGGAGCAGTATGCCAACAACCTGGAGAAGCTGGTGGATGAGAAGACCGTCGAGTTGcaggaggagaagaagaaatCGGAGGAACTCCTCTATCAAATTCTGCCCAG ATCAGTAGCGAACAGTTTACGACAAGGCTTTAAAGTCGACCCCGAGGATTTCGAGAACGTCACCATCTACTTTAGTGACATTTGTGGCTTCACAACCATCTCCGCCATGTCAACGCCCTTCCAG GTTGTCGACCTTCTCAACGACCTCTACACCTGTTTTGATGCCGTGATCGACAGATTTGATGTCTATAAG GTGGAAACAATCGGCGATGCCTACATGGTGGTTTCCGGACTTCCGCAAAAGAACGGAAATCGACACGCCTCTGAGATTGCCCGGATGTCACTGGCTTTACTGAAAGAGATCGACACGTTCAAAATTCGACACTTACCTAACGAAAAGCTCCTGTTGCGTATTGGATTGCATTCGG GACCCGTCGTCGCTGGAGTAGTTGGCTTGAAGATGCCCCGGTACTGTCTGTTCGGTGATACAGTAAATACTGCCTCCCGGATGGAATCTCATGGGGAAG AGCTGAAGATTCACCTAAGTGGAAGCACAGCACAGCTCCTACGGAGGTTCGAGATTTTCAACGTCACGTCAAGAGGATACATTGAGATCAAG
- the LOC137298593 gene encoding uncharacterized protein has product MRLQKQRLKSLRRLTTVQCNPATTNTPPPTHRHHHTSTITSPPSHRHHHTATTNTPPPSHRHHHTATITSPPSHRHHQHTATITPPPSHRHHHTATITPPPSHRHHHIATITPPPSHRHHHTATITPPPPTHRHHHTATITPPPSHRHHHTATITPPPSHRHHHIATTNTPPPSHRHLHTATITPPPSHRHHHIAITNTPPPTHRHHHTATITSPPSHRHHHIATITPPPTHRHHQHTATITPPPTHRHHHIATITPPPSHRHHHIATTNTPPPSHRHHHTATITPPPSHRHHHIATTITPPPSHRHHHTATITSPPSHRHHHIATITPPPTHRHHQHIATITPPPTHRHHHIATITPPPSHRHHHIATTITPPPSHRHHHIATITPPPPSHRHQHTATITPPPSHRHHHTATTTITSPPSHRHHHTATQPPPPILCIILLCNIYSLYIEMI; this is encoded by the exons ATGCGATTACAGAAGCAACGACTAAAATCACTCCGAAGGCTGACGACAGTCCAATG CAACCCCGCCACCACCAACACACCGCCACCAACACATCGCCACCATCACACCTCCACCATCACATCGCCACCATCACACCGCCACCATCACACCGCCACCACCAACACGCCGCCACCATCACACCGCCACCATCACACCGCCACCATCACATCGCCACCATCACATCGCCACCACCAACACACCGCCACCATCACACCGCCACCATCACACCGCCACCATCACACCGCCACCATCACACCGCCACCATCACACCGCCACCATCACATCGCCACCATCACACCGCCACCATCACATCGCCACCATCACACCGCCACCATCACACCGCCACCACCAACACACCGCCACCATCACACCGCCACCATCACACCGCCACCATCACACCGCCACCATCACACCGCCACCATCACACCGCCACCATCACACCGCCACCATCACATCGCCACCACCAACACACCGCCACCATCACACCGCCACCTTCACACCGCCACCATCACACCGCCACCATCACATCGCCACCATCACATCGccatcaccaacacaccaccaccaacacaccGCCACCATCACACCGCCACCATCACATCGCCACCATCACACCGCCACCATCACATCGCCACCATCACACCGCCACCAACACACCGCCACCACCAACACACCGCCACCATCACACCGCCACCAACACACCGCCACCATCACATCGCCACCATCACACCGCCACCATCACATCGCCACCATCACATCGCCACCACCAACACACCGCCACCATCACACCGCCACCATCACACCGCCACCATCACACCGCCACCATCACATCGCCACCATCACAtcgccaccaccatcacaccgcCACCATCACACCGCCACCATCACACCGCCACCATCACATCGCCACCATCACACCGCCACCATCACATCGCCACCATCACACCGCCACCAACACACCGCCACCACCAACACATCGCCACCATCACACCGCCACCAACACACCGCCACCATCACATCGCCACCATCACACCGCCACCATCACATCGCCACCATCACAtcgccaccaccatcacaccgccaccatcacatcgccaccatcacatcgccaccatcacaccgccaccaccatcacaccgcCACCAACACACCGCCACCATCACACCGCCACCATCACACCGCCACCATcacaccgccaccaccaccatcacatcgccACCATCACACCGCCACCATCACACCGCCACCCAGCCACCCCCACCCATATTGTGTATCATTCTGCTATGTAACATATATAGTCTATACATAGAGATGATATAA